Proteins from a genomic interval of Rhodococcus rhodochrous:
- a CDS encoding MarR family winged helix-turn-helix transcriptional regulator: MDTIEGTLAQSLRESLRPLWRQLNAHKTLSTGKLDVLVHLAEHGRATSAELATAAKISPQAIATAVREIESLGLITRTPDDRDRRRVWIELTDAGRQRLAHERSIGNAWLEQAIAEQLTDDEQHLLGAAVPLLRKLTGGAAVE; encoded by the coding sequence GTGGACACGATCGAAGGAACCCTCGCCCAGTCCCTCAGGGAATCCCTGCGGCCGCTGTGGAGACAGCTCAACGCACACAAGACGCTTTCCACGGGCAAACTCGACGTCCTCGTCCACCTCGCCGAGCACGGCCGCGCCACGTCCGCGGAACTCGCGACCGCCGCGAAGATCAGCCCGCAGGCGATCGCCACCGCCGTCCGCGAGATCGAGAGCCTCGGGCTCATCACTCGCACTCCCGACGACCGCGACCGGCGTCGGGTGTGGATCGAACTCACCGACGCCGGCCGGCAGCGGCTCGCCCACGAACGCTCGATCGGCAATGCGTGGCTCGAGCAAGCCATCGCCGAGCAGCTGACCGACGACGAACAACACCTGCTCGGCGCCGCCGTCCCACTCCTGCGGAAACTGACCGGCGGTGCCGCCGTTGAGTGA
- a CDS encoding SDR family NAD(P)-dependent oxidoreductase: MEGLKDKIVLVAGAATGLGADSARRLAREGARVVVGDLNHAGAQSTAASITETGGTAVAVEFDISDDDSVRELVATTVETYGGLDAVHINAGDMGAVTKDTDVVDIDLEIWDRTVAVNLRGHMLVTRHSVPKLLERGGGAIVYTSSIASFTGDPQRPAYSATKAGINALARHVASRWGREGIRANAVTPGLILTDEIRNGAAPELLAGMLARTRSTRLGEAADISSMVAYLMSDDGSWINGQVVNVDGGTVLR, encoded by the coding sequence ATGGAAGGTCTGAAGGACAAGATCGTGCTGGTCGCCGGTGCCGCAACGGGTCTCGGCGCCGATTCCGCCCGTCGCCTCGCCCGCGAGGGCGCCCGGGTGGTCGTCGGTGACCTGAACCACGCCGGTGCACAGAGCACCGCGGCGTCCATCACGGAGACCGGCGGCACGGCCGTCGCGGTCGAGTTCGACATCTCCGACGACGACTCCGTGCGGGAGCTCGTCGCGACGACGGTCGAGACGTACGGCGGGCTCGACGCCGTCCACATCAATGCCGGCGACATGGGTGCCGTCACGAAGGACACCGACGTCGTCGACATCGACCTCGAGATCTGGGACCGCACGGTCGCGGTGAATCTGCGCGGCCACATGCTCGTCACCCGCCACAGCGTCCCGAAGCTGCTCGAGCGCGGCGGCGGAGCGATCGTCTACACCTCGTCCATCGCCTCGTTCACCGGCGACCCGCAACGTCCGGCCTATTCGGCGACGAAGGCGGGCATCAACGCGCTCGCACGGCACGTCGCGTCGCGATGGGGCCGGGAGGGTATCCGGGCCAACGCGGTGACCCCGGGACTGATCCTCACCGACGAGATCCGGAACGGAGCGGCACCGGAACTGCTGGCAGGCATGCTCGCGCGCACGCGCAGCACCCGACTCGGCGAGGCCGCGGACATCTCGAGCATGGTCGCCTACCTGATGTCCGACGACGGCTCGTGGATCAACGGCCAGGTGGTCAACGTGGACGGCGGCACGGTGCTCCGGTGA